In the Vitis vinifera cultivar Pinot Noir 40024 chromosome 2, ASM3070453v1 genome, one interval contains:
- the LDOX gene encoding leucoanthocyanidin dioxygenase: MVTSVAPRVESLSSSGIQSIPKEYIRPQEELTSIGNVFEEEKKDEGPQVPTIDLKDIESEDEVVRERCREELKKAAMEWGVMHLVNHGISDDLINRVKVAGETFFNLPMEEKEKYANDQASGKIAGYGSKLANNASGQLEWEDYFFHLIFPEDKRDMTIWPKTPSDYVPATCEYSVKLRSLATKILSVLSLGLGLEEGRLEKEVGGMEELLLQKKINYYPKCPQPELALGVEAHTDVSALTFILHNMVPGLQLFYEGKWVTAKCVPNSIIMHIGDTIEILSNGKYKSILHRGLVNKEKVRISWAVFCEPPKEKIILKPLPETVSETEPPLFPPRTFSQHIQHKLFRKTQEALLSK, from the exons ATGGTGACTTCAGTGGCTCCTAGAGTTGAGAGCTTGTCCAGCAGTGGGATCCAGTCAATCCCCAAAGAGTACATCCGCCCCCAAGAAGAGCTCACCAGCATTGGCAATGTCTTTGAGGAGGAGAAGAAGGATGAAGGGCCTCAGGTTCCAACTATTGACTTGAAGGATATTGAGTCTGAGGACGAGGTGGTCCGGGAGAGATGCCGGGAGGAGTTGAAGAAAGCTGCCATGGAGTGGGGTGTGATGCACCTTGTTAACCATGGCATCTCTGATGACCTTATCAACCGTGTTAAGGTTGCTGGAGAGACCTTTTTCAATCTCCCCATGGAGGAAAAGGAGAAGTATGCTAATGACCAGGCCTCCGGCAAGATCGCTGGCTATGGCAGCAAGCTTGCCAACAATGCTAGTGGACAGCTTGAGTGGGAGGACTACTTCTTCCACCTCATCTTCCCTGAAGACAAGCGCGATATGACCATCTGGCCTAAGACACCAAGCGACTACGT TCCAGCAACCTGTGAGTACTCGGTGAAACTTAGGAGCCTGGCAACCAAGATACTATCGGTGCTATCGCTTGGGTTGGGATTGGAAGAAGGGAGACTAGAAAAGGAAGTTGGTGGGATGGAAGAGCTACTACTCCAAAAGAAGATCAACTACTACCCCAAGTGTCCCCAGCCTGAATTGGCTCTCGGGGTGGAAGCTCACACTGACGTGAGCGCTCTCACCTTCATCCTCCACAACATGGTACCCGGCCTGCAACTTTTCTATGAGGGCAAGTGGGTGACAGCCAAGTGTGTCCCCAACTCCATCATCATGCACATTGGAGACACCATAGAGATTCTCAGCAATGGTAAGTACAAGAGTATTCTTCACAGGGGACTGGTCAACAAGGAGAAGGTGAGGATTTCATGGGCAGTTTTCTGCGAGCCGCCTAAGGAGAAGATCATCCTGAAGCCACTGCCAGAGACGGTGTCTGAGACTGAGCCACCACTCTTCCCACCTCGCACCTTTTCCCAACATATTCAGCACAAGCTCTTCAGGAAGACCCAGGAGGCTCTACTCTCCAAATGA